In a single window of the Salvelinus alpinus chromosome 15, SLU_Salpinus.1, whole genome shotgun sequence genome:
- the LOC139539320 gene encoding protein tyrosine phosphatase domain-containing protein 1, translating into MPTVPVPRPAYSQARENLVKAIPPKIICLLACGGWDCRYEGPACWRPSQQAVQGLFSHWVTDDIVAMARPSSHLIKKYNIIEQFQRLNIKSIINMQLPGEHAHCGPPLEPDTGFTYSPQTFMENNIFFFNFGMPDFGVSSLVGMMDGVKVLAFAVKEGKVAVHCHAGLGRTGVLIACYLVYTLRVSPSEAVHYVRIKRPCSIQTRDQISLVFDFARLLGPQLAQYPDFSLHHGAQFTLLQYLHRQALLLHGQEARTLRHTPKVVYLLCGRLTALALGLPAPPEVHAELERRAELRALGRAVRETLVAKQYLPLHREVHRGSWGGSGSVSSWDEPEGFLERKRQVLLDKRSYSDSDLSKITVKQVRKNQRKSGQASVARAVAKEMADLNPPGESILQRTALLQEELNSSECAWALLVTESDPHVLSCLLWTWLEKLKEPVLSADDIERLTSVSQHVNHLSVLTKPQRHTMSCLLGCVGQVTSLCPQREEAVLRRLIQALTRHPQEEMESYKVLMRILKSSIRQTLHNHNSLTQTSDYTNTCSRRGNN; encoded by the exons ATGCCCACGGTGCCGGTGCCTCGTCCAGCCTACTCCCAGGCCAGAGAGAATCTGGTGAAGGCCATCCCACCCAAGATCATTTGCCTACTGGCCTGCGGAGGATGGGACTGCCGCTATGAAGGACCAGCCTGCTGGAGGCCCAGCCAACAAGCTGTACAGGGACTCTTCTCACActg GGTGACTGATGACATTGTGGCCATGGCACGACCCTCTTCTCACCTCATCAAGAAATACAACATCATAGAGCAGTTCCAACG GCTGAACATCAAGTCCATCATCAACATGCAGTTGCCTGGGGAGCATGCTCACTGTGGCCCTCCACTGGAGCCAGACACTGGATTCACTTACTCCCCACAAACCTTTATGGAGAATAATA TCTTCTTCTTCAACTTTGGCATGCCGGACTTCGGTGTGTCGTCTCTCGTGGGGATGATGGATGGAGTAAAGGTGTTAGCCTTCGCTGTGAAAGAAGGGAAGGTGGCGGTGCACTGTCACGCAGGCTTGGGGAGGACAG GTGTCCTGATAGCCTGCTACCTGGTCTACACTCTGCGTGTCAGCCCCAGTGAGGCGGTCCACTACGTGCGTATCAAACGTCCCTGTTCCATCCAGACCAGGGACCAGATCAGCCTGGTGTTTGACTTTGCTCGTCTTCTGGGCCCTCAGCTGGCCCAGTACCCTGACTTCAGCCTGCACCACGGGGCCCAGTTCACCCTGCTGCAGTACCTGCACCGTCAGGCCCTCCTCCTCCATGGCCAGGAGGCCCGCACCCTCAGGCACACTCCCAAG GTGGTGTACCTGCTGTGTGGCCGTCTTACTGCCCTGGCCTTGGGCCTGCCTGCCCCTCCGGAGGTGCATGCTGAGCTGGAGAGAAGGGCCGAACTGCGGGCCCTTGGCAGGGCTGTGAGGGAGACCCTGGTGGCCAAGCAGTACCTGCCCCTGCACCGTGAGGTCCATAGGGGGTCCTGGGGAGGGTCAGGGTCTGTGTCCTCCTGGGACGAACCAGAGGGGTttctggagagaaagagacaggtacTGCTGGATAAACGCAGCTACAGTGACTCAGACCTCAGCAAGATCACTGTAAAACAG GTACGTAAAAACCAGCGTAAGTCCGGACAGGCCTCAGTGGCTCGGGCAGTTGCCAAGGAGATGGCAGATTTAAACCCCCCTGGAGAGTCTATTCTACAGAGGACAGCACTGCTACAG GAGGAGCTGAACAGCAGTGAGTGTGCCTGGGCTCTACTGGTCACAGAGTCTGATCCGCACGTACTCAGCTGTCTATTGTGGACCTGGCTGGAGAAACTCAAG GAGCCTGTTCTGAGTGCAGATGACATAGAGAGGTTGACCTCAGTATCTCAACACGTGAACCATCTCAGTGTGTTAACGAAG CCCCAGCGCCACACCATGTCCTGTTTGCTGGGTTGTGTGGGTCAGGTGACCAGTCTGTGTCCtcagagagaggaggctgtgctACGACGCCTGATACAAGCACTCACCAGG CACCctcaggaggagatggagagctaTAAAGTCCTGATGAGAATCCTCAAGTCCAGCATCAGACAAACACTCCATAACCATAACTCCCTCACACAGACCTCAGACTACACAAACACCTGCTCAAGAAGAGGAAacaattga